One genomic window of Methanobrevibacter gottschalkii DSM 11977 includes the following:
- a CDS encoding DUF1284 domain-containing protein: MKLILRGHHLLCLKGFQGYGYDEKFTKNMTDINSKRKSPETVIKLTNSPDDICKACPNLRNNICENEAQNDKIVLMDDQVLEKLDSSKEYNSVELFKRIEHIFNTKESVCEICFNCIWHEKCLFYQKIGKRI, encoded by the coding sequence ATGAAACTTATTTTAAGAGGACATCATTTATTGTGTCTTAAAGGTTTTCAAGGCTATGGATACGATGAAAAATTTACAAAAAACATGACTGATATTAATTCAAAGCGAAAATCACCAGAGACAGTTATTAAATTAACAAACTCTCCTGACGATATTTGTAAAGCATGTCCCAATTTAAGAAACAATATATGTGAGAATGAAGCTCAAAATGATAAAATTGTTTTAATGGACGATCAAGTATTGGAAAAATTAGATTCCTCAAAAGAATATAATTCAGTTGAGCTATTTAAAAGAATTGAACATATTTTTAATACAAAAGAGAGTGTTTGTGAAATTTGCTTTAACTGCATATGGCATGAGAAATGTTTATTTTATCAAAAGATTGGAAAACGAATTTAG
- a CDS encoding ATP-grasp domain-containing protein, giving the protein MEKLLLIGIDTRSMINSALQLDFELFSTSYFSTSDTPTIKNQKIILKEKYGESCGAFENQFSNLDILEFSKDYLDEVDYIIPISGVSPSDFSKRHKRKILGTTNVCDIENKFKFFKKIKNEFLTPMTFKLSDVDEAIEIDKSYPNSQFILKPVKGSGGYNINLLNNVSDFQFNDSEFILQEYVTGINVSSSILSTAHAAKTIMNSRLLTLNDFGKQDNFIYAGNILPLTNESVMAEFNGIDDIIKEMNETSENLALEFNLLGSNGVDYIINEKGLYVIELNPRLQGTFECVEKTLGINMLDAHIKACRGELVDIPEPKCYSYKKIIYSPTRMKYEKINLDNIYDLPHIGSITEKSEPLLTIIDSDKDFKKLYEKVELASELINKKAKLHQSDIK; this is encoded by the coding sequence ATGGAAAAATTGTTACTTATTGGAATTGATACAAGAAGCATGATTAACAGTGCACTCCAGCTTGATTTCGAACTATTTTCCACCAGTTATTTTTCAACTTCAGACACACCAACCATTAAAAATCAAAAAATTATTTTAAAGGAAAAGTATGGTGAAAGTTGCGGTGCTTTTGAAAATCAGTTTAGTAACCTCGACATTTTAGAATTTTCAAAAGATTATCTTGATGAAGTTGACTATATCATTCCCATTTCCGGTGTGTCTCCAAGTGATTTTTCTAAAAGACACAAAAGGAAAATTTTGGGAACAACTAATGTTTGTGATATTGAAAACAAATTTAAATTTTTCAAAAAGATCAAAAATGAATTCTTAACTCCCATGACTTTTAAGTTGTCTGATGTAGATGAAGCAATTGAAATTGATAAGAGTTATCCGAATAGTCAATTTATTTTGAAACCTGTAAAAGGAAGTGGTGGATATAATATAAATCTCTTAAATAATGTAAGTGATTTTCAATTTAATGATAGCGAATTCATTTTGCAAGAATATGTTACAGGAATCAATGTAAGTTCATCAATTTTATCAACTGCCCATGCTGCAAAAACAATAATGAACTCAAGATTACTTACACTGAATGATTTTGGAAAACAAGATAATTTCATATACGCTGGAAACATACTGCCCTTAACCAATGAATCAGTAATGGCAGAATTTAATGGAATAGATGACATTATTAAAGAGATGAATGAAACTTCAGAGAATTTGGCACTTGAATTTAATCTCCTCGGTTCTAATGGTGTCGATTATATCATTAATGAAAAAGGACTGTATGTAATTGAACTTAACCCAAGACTTCAAGGTACATTTGAATGTGTGGAAAAAACACTTGGAATAAATATGCTTGATGCACACATTAAAGCATGCAGAGGTGAACTTGTTGATATTCCCGAACCAAAATGTTATTCCTATAAAAAAATTATCTACTCACCAACAAGAATGAAATACGAAAAAATAAATTTGGATAACATTTATGACCTGCCGCACATAGGATCAATAACTGAAAAATCAGAACCATTACTCACAATCATAGACAGCGATAAGGATTTTAAAAAATTATACGAAAAAGTAGAATTAGCTAGTGAACTAATTAATAAGAAAGCTAAATTACACCAATCAGATATAAAATAA
- a CDS encoding biotin transporter BioY, translated as MNIENYYSTRKNVFERIQDAGTATKVLMSLMMACFTGIMAQIIIPLPWTPVPVTAQTFAVLCSGLLLGKKYGCLSQILYVVLGVAFIPWFGGMTGGFETLLGSTGGFLIGFIIASCFIGTITEKYADARNFKKMAAVIGIANFSLIYIPGLLGLALWLNLTQGTSVGIVDLLMMGLVPFIAGDIVKILGAASVSKVFLPKE; from the coding sequence ATTAATATTGAAAACTACTACAGTACTAGAAAAAATGTTTTTGAAAGAATTCAAGATGCTGGTACTGCAACCAAAGTACTCATGTCATTAATGATGGCATGTTTTACTGGTATAATGGCACAAATAATTATTCCATTACCATGGACTCCAGTTCCAGTTACTGCTCAAACATTTGCAGTATTATGTTCTGGTTTATTATTAGGTAAAAAATATGGATGTCTAAGCCAAATTTTATATGTTGTTTTAGGTGTAGCATTTATTCCATGGTTTGGAGGAATGACCGGTGGATTTGAAACATTACTCGGATCAACTGGCGGATTCCTTATTGGATTTATTATTGCATCCTGCTTTATCGGAACAATAACTGAAAAATATGCTGATGCTCGTAATTTCAAAAAAATGGCGGCTGTAATTGGTATTGCAAATTTCTCATTAATTTACATTCCAGGACTTTTAGGCCTTGCATTATGGTTAAACTTAACTCAAGGCACAAGCGTTGGTATTGTTGATCTTTTAATGATGGGACTTGTACCATTTATCGCCGGAGATATTGTAAAAATATTAGGTGCGGCATCCGTGTCCAAAGTATTTTTACCAAAAGAATAA
- a CDS encoding peptidoglycan-binding domain-containing protein, giving the protein MENKINAGYGSTITLENDYEYEESGYSSGIEITQDITIDGKGHTIDAKGQTRIFDVEAGKVTLKNITFKNGMQNFFFGGGAILWKSLDGIITNCTFINNYAPSGGAIRLEAWDNTISDCTFIRNTANQGGAINLNTTNYASISNCVFVNNDIYSVQGDGCKINNNIFMSCSIGFDFTRNYNIDNNWFGNNASNYTYKPNEFCNNWLFLNATTDPNTVSVSNTADIIFKLYAYNSTSGNISKYDNAPFKNLNLTITATNGNIDKNIAKLGETIKYTASSVGTGNVSAKVENVEYTIGLDIIPIETKLILNSTDTIIDSISTVGINVTDINNNPLSGVVKLTIKDNKGNEYNTTVTVKTGITTYIYPADKTNISKIVNITGFYLGNDTLGYVDSPVAETKFRVDKLNATVNLVVNNYTIRNFSVNITVTGKNTDRIVENGSLIIYANREKIDEINITDGKAENILLNITKIGNYELSVAYSGNNVFNENNTFSKNVTAIKISTIISANNIITTYNTDKYLEITLLDSEKNPLNNATLSVDLNGAKKYTTYKNGQIKIALGSLVPKTYTAKVSFAGNDIYSPYSTSFKVVVEKATPTITAKTKIFKFEDKTKKYTITLKNNKGIVMKNTKVTLTINGKTYTATTNTNGVATFKFNKLNKKGTYTASITYSGDKYYNKLIKKAKIKIKAPAWKTVAKGSKNKAIVKKIQKTLKNNGYYLKYNGRYLKIDGIFQKYTQIAVKHFQKANKLKTTGKVDYKTAKKLKII; this is encoded by the coding sequence TTGGAAAATAAAATCAACGCAGGATACGGTTCCACAATAACATTAGAAAATGATTATGAATATGAGGAATCTGGATATAGTTCTGGAATAGAAATTACTCAGGATATAACTATTGATGGGAAAGGTCATACAATCGACGCCAAAGGACAAACAAGAATTTTCGATGTGGAAGCAGGCAAGGTAACATTGAAAAATATTACTTTTAAAAATGGAATGCAAAACTTCTTTTTTGGTGGTGGAGCCATTCTCTGGAAGTCACTTGATGGAATCATTACTAATTGTACTTTTATAAATAACTATGCTCCGTCTGGTGGAGCAATTCGCTTGGAAGCCTGGGACAATACAATATCTGATTGTACTTTCATAAGAAACACTGCCAATCAAGGAGGAGCTATAAATTTGAATACAACTAATTACGCTTCAATTTCCAATTGTGTTTTTGTGAATAATGATATTTACTCAGTGCAAGGTGATGGATGTAAAATAAACAACAATATTTTCATGAGTTGTTCAATTGGTTTTGACTTTACTCGAAATTATAATATTGATAATAATTGGTTTGGGAATAATGCAAGTAATTATACTTATAAACCAAATGAGTTTTGTAATAATTGGTTGTTTTTAAATGCAACAACAGATCCCAACACAGTTTCAGTTTCAAACACTGCAGACATTATCTTTAAATTATATGCCTATAATTCAACTTCAGGAAACATCTCTAAATATGATAATGCGCCATTTAAAAATCTTAATTTAACAATCACTGCAACAAATGGTAATATTGATAAGAATATTGCTAAATTAGGAGAAACTATCAAATATACTGCTTCCAGTGTTGGAACTGGCAATGTATCTGCCAAAGTGGAAAATGTAGAATATACAATTGGATTAGACATCATTCCAATAGAAACTAAGCTTATACTTAATTCGACTGATACAATTATTGATAGCATCAGTACTGTTGGCATCAATGTAACTGATATTAATAATAATCCTTTAAGTGGTGTTGTTAAATTAACAATCAAAGATAATAAAGGTAATGAATACAACACTACTGTAACAGTGAAAACTGGCATTACTACTTACATATATCCTGCAGATAAAACAAATATCAGTAAAATTGTAAATATAACTGGTTTTTATCTTGGAAATGATACTTTAGGGTATGTTGATTCTCCAGTAGCAGAAACCAAATTTAGGGTTGATAAACTTAACGCTACTGTAAACCTTGTAGTAAACAATTACACAATCAGAAACTTCTCAGTAAACATTACAGTAACTGGTAAAAATACTGACAGAATAGTAGAAAATGGTAGTTTAATAATCTATGCAAATAGAGAAAAAATTGACGAGATAAATATTACAGATGGTAAAGCTGAAAATATATTATTAAATATCACCAAAATAGGAAATTATGAATTATCAGTTGCATATAGTGGAAATAACGTATTCAATGAAAACAATACTTTTTCAAAAAATGTAACTGCTATAAAAATAAGTACTATTATTTCAGCAAATAACATTATCACTACTTATAACACTGATAAATACTTAGAAATTACTTTATTAGATAGTGAAAAAAATCCATTAAACAATGCAACATTATCTGTTGACTTGAATGGGGCTAAAAAATACACAACTTATAAAAATGGACAAATAAAAATAGCATTAGGTAGTTTAGTTCCGAAAACATACACTGCAAAAGTAAGTTTTGCCGGAAATGATATTTATAGTCCCTATTCTACCAGCTTTAAGGTTGTAGTTGAAAAAGCGACACCAACAATAACTGCAAAAACAAAAATCTTTAAATTTGAGGACAAAACCAAAAAATACACTATAACTCTCAAGAACAACAAAGGAATTGTAATGAAAAACACAAAAGTTACTTTAACTATTAATGGAAAAACCTACACTGCAACAACAAACACTAACGGTGTAGCAACTTTCAAATTTAATAAATTGAATAAAAAAGGAACATATACTGCATCTATCACATATTCAGGAGATAAATATTACAACAAACTAATCAAAAAAGCTAAAATAAAAATAAAAGCACCTGCCTGGAAAACAGTAGCAAAAGGTAGCAAAAATAAGGCAATAGTTAAAAAAATTCAAAAGACTTTGAAAAACAATGGATACTACCTTAAGTACAATGGAAGATACTTGAAAATAGATGGAATTTTCCAAAAATATACTCAAATTGCCGTAAAACATTTCCAAAAAGCAAATAAACTTAAAACAACTGGAAAAGTAGATTACAAAACTGCTAAAAAACTAAAAATAATTTAA
- a CDS encoding V-type ATP synthase subunit D, with the protein MAQDIIDGINPTRMELLSLKNRTKLAIKGHGLLKEKRDALIKEFFDILDRVKGIRENAEQSLKEANDALLEAQIAMGDLAVRKAALSVKESIDVEITSRSVMGVAVPVTNVKMEERSIIDRGYGFSDTTIQLDEAAKKFEESLKYLIELGEVEKTIFLLAEEIEATKRRVNALEHIMIPRFQNTEKYIDMRLQEMERENFVRLKMIRSTIEKNEKAAAEAAAAENAE; encoded by the coding sequence ATGGCACAAGATATTATAGATGGAATTAATCCAACTCGTATGGAATTGTTATCTCTTAAAAACAGAACTAAACTTGCTATCAAAGGGCATGGTTTGCTCAAGGAAAAAAGGGATGCTTTAATTAAAGAGTTTTTTGATATCTTGGATCGTGTCAAAGGTATTCGTGAAAACGCAGAACAAAGTCTTAAAGAAGCAAATGATGCTTTACTTGAAGCTCAAATTGCAATGGGTGATTTAGCTGTCAGAAAAGCAGCATTATCTGTTAAAGAATCTATTGATGTGGAAATTACATCAAGAAGTGTTATGGGTGTTGCTGTGCCTGTAACCAATGTTAAAATGGAGGAAAGATCTATTATTGACAGAGGTTATGGATTTTCTGATACCACTATCCAGTTAGACGAAGCTGCTAAGAAATTCGAGGAATCATTAAAGTATTTAATTGAACTTGGGGAAGTAGAAAAAACTATTTTCTTACTTGCTGAAGAAATTGAAGCTACTAAACGTAGAGTAAATGCTTTAGAACATATTATGATTCCTAGATTCCAAAATACTGAAAAGTATATTGATATGAGACTCCAAGAAATGGAAAGGGAAAACTTCGTAAGATTGAAAATGATTAGATCAACTATTGAGAAGAACGAAAAAGCTGCTGCTGAAGCAGCTGCTGCAGAAAATGCAGAATAA
- a CDS encoding class I SAM-dependent methyltransferase gives MKEKVNLSGVSETMLVPLYSRALESNRKNPAFYDKTAIGIVKNLDYNFKERFKESKNKMNFWGCAARTIILDDEVSKYIKNNPECSVVNLACGLDDRFSRVDNGKINWYNIDFENIISLRDKLIDKKDRVTDIPTSALDFCWIDKIENKDNVLIIAEGFLMYLSEEDVKNLFFKISESFGKVELLLELMTHWMVKNQKKHDTVKQTGAVFRWGINETEDFEMICPMFKMTGDYNLTNVMKRYSPIFITIASPFLKPRNNRIGKFEKLIL, from the coding sequence ATGAAAGAAAAAGTAAATCTGTCTGGTGTTAGTGAAACAATGCTAGTTCCATTATATTCGAGAGCATTGGAAAGCAATAGAAAAAATCCTGCATTCTATGATAAAACTGCAATAGGAATTGTTAAAAATCTTGATTACAATTTTAAAGAACGATTTAAAGAATCTAAAAATAAAATGAACTTTTGGGGATGTGCGGCAAGAACTATTATATTGGATGATGAGGTTTCTAAATATATTAAAAATAATCCGGAATGTTCTGTTGTTAATTTAGCATGCGGTTTGGATGATAGATTTAGTAGGGTCGATAACGGTAAAATAAATTGGTATAATATTGATTTTGAAAATATAATTTCGTTAAGGGATAAGCTCATAGATAAAAAAGACAGAGTTACAGATATTCCTACTTCAGCACTTGATTTTTGTTGGATTGATAAAATTGAAAATAAAGATAATGTACTGATTATAGCTGAAGGTTTTTTAATGTATTTATCTGAAGAAGATGTAAAAAATTTGTTTTTTAAGATTTCTGAAAGTTTTGGAAAAGTTGAACTGCTTTTAGAATTAATGACTCATTGGATGGTAAAAAACCAAAAGAAACATGACACTGTAAAACAGACTGGAGCTGTATTTAGATGGGGTATAAATGAAACCGAAGACTTTGAAATGATTTGTCCAATGTTTAAAATGACTGGGGATTATAATTTAACAAATGTGATGAAAAGATATTCTCCGATTTTTATTACAATTGCATCTCCATTTTTAAAACCTAGAAATAACCGGATTGGAAAATTTGAAAAATTAATTCTATAA